DNA sequence from the Vicia villosa cultivar HV-30 ecotype Madison, WI linkage group LG3, Vvil1.0, whole genome shotgun sequence genome:
caaatatcgagttcttgtcgcttttaccttttcatttacaatctgttcatatttggttataatagcaaattgatcaacgattcgagtgttaagattgtgaattaagtacgtacataaacatcacaatccatcacacattgaattaccttcaatttgatcattatcaccaagtgtttgtatatttgtttctatcactcttactgcattgcaaacattgtccatcatacaaaaagttaatctgattttcaataagagaaacgccttgattctgcaacatatactcttatcatttacctcaagtctttgactggtttttaaacacatatataatcgtttcgatagtggttcggaatagacgcgagtagattcagaatcacttccgctgaaaagtcgttcaaatccgtaaaactgtgaacgatctattcaccccccctctagatcctaaggccagcgtctaacactctTAGCGTCATTTGCGTTGTGAGCAAGTTCAGGGATGCCATTATTGACCATTTCTAGGGTTTCTTAGAAACTAAAAAGGATTTCATTTGCTTACTCCACGAGTTCCAATTTTTTCCGTCAAGAATTGGAAGACCATTGGGAATGCCGTTATTATGATTCATCTTTGCATGAAACGCGACTCACGATCTCTGGAAACACAATCATCGATGTGCAGTTCTTGAATACACGATTAAGAAAAACGAACCAGGAGCTCTAAATATCAATTTGTTAGTGATAATGCACTTAGGTGAGGAAGGAATAAGAGAGAGAGGAATGATAGAAATtatattgaattgatttatattgAAAGTTATATACACATGTATTTATATACAAAGTTACTTGTGTTATACGTAACTTACATAACAAGCTAACTAATTTGCTAACGAAATAACTAATTAACTTGGATTATATCTCAATATTGCGCACCCATTACATTTACATTACAATACACTCATAATAACAAGTATAATCTCCACAGTCTTGTCGAATTAACGATAATCCATGTTAATATGGTTAAAGTATACTCATACTTGTGAATTTTTGTTGACAAAACTATTACAATTGATTTTATACTCCAATATAGAATTTGTGTATCTAATACAATTTGTGCCTCtaatataaaatgtattttaatgtaatttataatttttccacccttaccttattgTTTGATCATAATATACTGTATTTTGTCTCGAATTTTAATTTTGATGGAcggatttctaatttttttttagactTCGTTCGAGCATATCTTACACCTTGTTTATTTTAGGTGAAAGTGagataaaaaaatttgaagaagagaaagcaCAAGTTCTAAAAATCCTCCTATTGTttgaaaccaaaaaaataaaactatacatAAATAAGCATAAACATGAgaatttaaaatttctttttttcaaaacttggaATAAATGGAATGCACGATATTCAACTCAATTGAATTTTAGtaatattttaaacaattttttttatttttttattattatattgaagTTAGTAAGACGAGCTGACGTTGAGATAGAGAAAATTAAAAGAGACTAATAATtttgttaaaagaaaaaaaaagtgtccGAATATTCTAATTCCGATTCCTTCTAGTAACCTTCTCCTAATGTCATTCGTTACATACCTATGCCGAACTTAACGCCTCAATCACCAAAATCTTAACCTTTTTTCGACTCAAATCAGGGGTAACCCCGGGTTTTCAACAATTTTCCATGTAAAAACAAACCAGCGGCTCGATACTAACAACTAACTACTACTTTACCCCTTCCCCAAGCTGGCACAAAAACACCACGTGACACGCATGCCCCCCTCGTTTTCTCTTCTTACACAACCCTTTTAAATAGCCTCATCCATCTCTTGTTTTCTCCACCAAACCACTCTCTAATCTCATTCTATTTTCTCTCTACAACTTTTCAACTCAATATCATGGGTATGTATTCCTCTACTCTTCTTTTTCTCATTATTATCAACAGCTTTTAATCTATAATCACTTATTCATTTCTTGCTTCTTGAACAGCATCTGACAAGAAGATCAGGATCGGTATCAacggtaattcaattttccctTTGCTACTTTCTTCTACTTTCATTTTACTCTTTGACCTGATTTGATTTTCTTACTAAATTACGTTCTCTGTAAACAGGATTCGGAAGAATCGGTCGTTTGGTTGCTAGAGTTGCTCTTCAAAGAAACGATGTTGAGCTCGTTGCCATCAACGATCCTTTCATCACAACTGATTACATGGTGAATTTTCTTTTCACTTGATCCGATTGAACTAACTCGTTCCGATTTTGCTTTTTTGCAATTTACAATGTGTTTTGCTTTGTTTTGTTTCTCTATTGCAGACATATATGTTCAAGTATGACTCAGTTCATGGCCAGTGGAAGCATTTTGAGCTTAAGGTCAAGGACTCTAAAACCCTTCTTTTCGGTGAGAAAGAAGTTGCTGTTTTCGGAACTAGGTAATTATTGTGATTTTTTGTTTGGTTTTAGAATTTATATCTACCATTTGTGATTGTGGATCTGaaaattttaaacctaattacttAGGTTATTACCCTATTATATAATTAATGTGATTGCCTCTGAATATTTAGGAACCCTGAGGAGATCCCATGGGGTGAAGTTGGAGCTGACTTTGTTGTTGAGTCTACTGGTGTTTTCACTGACAAGGATAAAGCTGCTGCTCATTTGAAGGTTCATTCATTACTATTTTATTGATTATTAGTTAATTGTGTCTTGTTTTGATTTCATATTGAGTATTTAGAAGGTAGttaattagattagatttttAAGATTGATTATTCAATAATTTGGATTTGTGGTTGTGAATAGGGTGGTGCTAAGAAGGTTGTCATTTCTGCCCCAAGCAAAGATGCACCTATGTTTGTTGTTGGTGTTAACGAGAAGGAATACAAATCAGACCTTAACATTGTTTCCAATGCTAGCTGCACCACCAATTGCCTTGCTCCCCTCGCTAAGGTTATCAATGACCGATTTGGAATCGTTGAGGGTCTTATGACCACTGTCCACTCCATCACAGCTACTCAGAAGACTGTTGATGGTCCATCAAGCAAGGACTGGAGAGGTGGAAGGGCTGCTTCCTTCAACATCATTCCCAGCAGCACTGGAGCT
Encoded proteins:
- the LOC131655805 gene encoding glyceraldehyde-3-phosphate dehydrogenase, cytosolic yields the protein MASDKKIRIGINGFGRIGRLVARVALQRNDVELVAINDPFITTDYMTYMFKYDSVHGQWKHFELKVKDSKTLLFGEKEVAVFGTRNPEEIPWGEVGADFVVESTGVFTDKDKAAAHLKGGAKKVVISAPSKDAPMFVVGVNEKEYKSDLNIVSNASCTTNCLAPLAKVINDRFGIVEGLMTTVHSITATQKTVDGPSSKDWRGGRAASFNIIPSSTGAAKAVGKVLPELNGKLTGMSFRVPTVDVSVVDLTVRLAKNATYEQIKAAIKEESEGKLKGILGYTEDDVVSTDFVGDSRSSIFDAKAGIALNENFVKLVSWYDNEWGYSTRVIDLIVHIASVA